The region GCGGGGAGTGGCCGGTGTGGCCAATGTGGACATTACACCGGAGTTTGCTGTGCGGCTGGCGGCAGCCTATGCCTCAATTCTTGAGCCCGGAACCAGTGTGCTTGTGTCGCGAGATCAGCGAAATGTATCGCGGATGGTGTCCCATGCCCTGATGTCGGGTTTGATGTCGGTGGGGATTCATGTCCTCAATTTGGAGGCGATCGCCCTGCCCATTGCCCGCTTTGCCGCCCAAACCCTTTCAGTCAGTGGGGGGATTCATGTGCGTGCCCATCCCGATCGCGCCGATCAGCTTTTGATTGAGTTTTTTGACCACAAAGGCATCAACCTCAGTAGAGCCAAAGAGCGGCAAATTGAAACTGCCTACTTCCGTGAAGAGATTCGCCGTGCCCTACTGACGGATGTCGGTGTCATGACCCATCCCAACAACTGCGTGGCCGCCTATGCCCAAGGCTTTGAAAAGTGGCTGAATACGCAACTGTTTTATGGTAGCCCCGCCAAAATTGTTATTGACTATGCCTATGCCGTTTCTGGGGTCGTCTTGCCCCAGATCCTCAGTAAGTTTGGCTGCGATGCCGTTGTTCTCAATGCCACCCTCCACCCAACGCCTCTAAATATTCTCGAGCGACAGCGACTCCTGCGGGAACTGGGACAGGTGGTGACCGCACTTTCTGCGAGTTTGGGGGTGCAAGTCTCCGCCAATGGCGAACGGTTGACCTTGGTGGACAATGCCGGTCAGGTTTTCAGTGATCAAGAACTCACGGCCTTAATGACCTACTTAACCCTCTTGACTCATCCGGGGGGCACCGTCGTGGTGCCGGTCACAACCTCTAGTGCTGTGGAGGCGATCGCCCGCCAGCAGGGAGGACACATTATCCGCAGTCGTACCAACCCGACTGATCTCATGGAAGCCTGCCAACACCAGAGCGGCGTTGTCCTAGGGGGGTCCGCAGAAACCGGTTTCATCTTCCCGCAACTGCATCCTGGATTTGATGCCATGTTTACGATCGCCACACTGATCGAACTGCTGGCACTGATTGGCAAGCCCCTCACAGTGATCCGCCAAGAACTGCCCCGCGTCCACTACTATCACCGCCCGATTCGCTGTCCTTGGCTGGCTAAAGGGTCATTGATGCGCCACTTAGTGGAAACCCATCCCCGCAACCATTTAAGTCTCATTGATGGCGTCAAAATTGGTGAACCCAATACTGACCATTGGGTACTGATTCTGCCCGATGCCAGTGAGCCACTGGTACACCTCTACGTGAATAGCCCTGATGCCCTTTGGAGTCAGCAGATGCTGCAACGCTATAGCCGCCGCATTGAAGCGTTTGCCCGCTTGGAACCCCTCTCAGATGCCACAATAAAGATGTAACCCAAATCCCGTAGAATCAGAGAAAATTTTTCGTACATTAGGCACAATGGTGGTTTTGAAAACGGAGACAACCCAAGGGAGTTGGAGTGATAAATTGCGGGGAATTGCCCGTTGGTGGTCAGAATTCAAGATTCAAACCCGCCTCATGGCCACAGCAACCCTCG is a window of Thermosynechococcus vestitus BP-1 DNA encoding:
- a CDS encoding mannose-1-phosphate guanyltransferase is translated as MRVVVMAGGSGTRLRPLTCDLPKPMVPVVNRPIAEHILNLLRRHNLDDVVMTLHYLPDVVRDYFGDGNEFGVHLSYVVEEEQPLGTAGSVKNIVNLLTDPFLVVSGDSITDVDLTDALRFHQQHGAPVTLILARVPQPKEFGIVFTDSDGRVRRFLEKPSAAEVFTDTVNTGIYILNPTVMDYLNSGIERDFSRDLFPLLLQADVPMYGYITDAYWCDVGSLQTYQQVQQDALYGRVHLEIQGHEVQPQIWVGHNTPLPPTVQLQAPLVLGNNCRLGAGVTLGPGTVLGDNVMIGNGSRLRSVVAWNGCFIGDDSELEHCILARHVHVDRHVTLQEGVIIGSRCVVREEASLSQGVRIWPGKRIEAGAIVNQSLIWGTTGQRYLFGQRGVAGVANVDITPEFAVRLAAAYASILEPGTSVLVSRDQRNVSRMVSHALMSGLMSVGIHVLNLEAIALPIARFAAQTLSVSGGIHVRAHPDRADQLLIEFFDHKGINLSRAKERQIETAYFREEIRRALLTDVGVMTHPNNCVAAYAQGFEKWLNTQLFYGSPAKIVIDYAYAVSGVVLPQILSKFGCDAVVLNATLHPTPLNILERQRLLRELGQVVTALSASLGVQVSANGERLTLVDNAGQVFSDQELTALMTYLTLLTHPGGTVVVPVTTSSAVEAIARQQGGHIIRSRTNPTDLMEACQHQSGVVLGGSAETGFIFPQLHPGFDAMFTIATLIELLALIGKPLTVIRQELPRVHYYHRPIRCPWLAKGSLMRHLVETHPRNHLSLIDGVKIGEPNTDHWVLILPDASEPLVHLYVNSPDALWSQQMLQRYSRRIEAFARLEPLSDATIKM